One Canis lupus dingo isolate Sandy chromosome 3, ASM325472v2, whole genome shotgun sequence DNA window includes the following coding sequences:
- the APBB2 gene encoding amyloid beta precursor protein binding family B member 2 isoform X9, which translates to MAERKNAKALACSSLQERTNVNLDVPLQVDFPTPKTELVQKFHVQYLGMLPVDKPVGMDTLNNAIESLMTSSNQEDWLSVNMNVADATVTVISEKNEEETLVECRVRFLSFMGVGKDVHTFAFIMDTGNQRFECHVFWCEPNAGNVSEAVQAACMLRYQKCLVARPPSQKVRPPPPPADSVTRRVTTNVKRGVLSLIDTLKQKRPVTETP; encoded by the exons ATGGCCGAACGGAAGAATGCCAAAGCCCTGGCCTGCAGTTCCCTACAGGAAAGAACCAATGTGAACCTCGACGTTCCCTTGCAAG TAGACTTTCCAACACCAAAGACTGAGCTGGTCCAGAAGTTCCACGTGCAGTACTTGGGCATGTTACCCGTAGACAAACCAGTCG GAATGGATACCCTGAACAATGCCATAGAAAGTCTTATGACCTCGTCGAACCAGGAGGACTGGCTGTCTGTGAACATGAATGTGGCCGATGCTACTGTGACTGTCATCAGTGAAAAG AATGAAGAGGAAACCTTAGTGGAGTGCCGCGTGCGATTCCTGTCCTTCATGGGTGTCGGGAAGGATGTCCATACATTTGCCTTCATCATGGACACTGGGAACCAGCGCTTTGAGTGCCATGTTTTCTGGTGCGAGCCTAATGCGGGTAACGTGTCTGAGGCGGTGCAGGCCGCCTGCATG ttacgATACCAGAAGTGCTTGGTAGCCAGACCGCCTTCACAGAAAGTTCGACCACCTCCTCCGCCAGCAGACTCCGTGACCAGAAGAGTCACGACCAATGTAAAACGAGGGGTCTTATCCCTCATTGACACTTTGAAACAGAAACGCCCTGTCACAGAGACGCCATAG